One stretch of Micromonospora cremea DNA includes these proteins:
- a CDS encoding DUF1622 domain-containing protein — MEAAELLRQGDAVLVAVVEVAGALVIFVGAIWAAVRFVVEGLRRRTAAVFTPIRLSLGRFLTLGLEFQLAADVLRTAVSPSFTQIGQLAAIATIRTALNYFLGREIRQEQRQVAEGERRT; from the coding sequence GTGGAGGCGGCGGAGCTACTGCGCCAGGGCGACGCGGTGCTGGTCGCCGTGGTGGAGGTCGCGGGCGCTCTGGTGATCTTCGTCGGCGCGATCTGGGCGGCGGTGCGGTTCGTGGTCGAGGGGCTGCGACGCCGCACCGCCGCTGTGTTCACCCCGATCCGGCTCTCCCTGGGCCGGTTTCTCACCCTCGGCCTGGAGTTCCAGCTGGCGGCCGACGTGTTGCGCACCGCGGTGTCCCCGTCGTTCACCCAGATCGGCCAGCTGGCCGCCATCGCCACGATCCGGACGGCGCTGAACTACTTCCTGGGCCGGGAGATCCGCCAGGAGCAGCGGCAGGTGGCCGAGGGGGAGCGCCGGACGTGA
- a CDS encoding TMEM165/GDT1 family protein, whose protein sequence is MEGFFAALVVSFGVIFVAELGDKSQLMALTFATRFRPVPVLIGITVATAVVHLASVAIGSGLGAVLPTEWITLVAGLAFLAFGAWTLRGDSLTDEEKRKAEKTSKSAIIAVSVAFFLAELGDKTMLATITLATKYGWFGTWLGSTIGMVAADALAILVGRMLGRRLPEKAIKYGAAVLFAICGLWLILEAVSQLT, encoded by the coding sequence ATGGAAGGATTCTTCGCCGCGCTGGTCGTCAGCTTCGGCGTCATCTTCGTCGCCGAGCTGGGGGACAAGTCCCAGTTGATGGCGCTGACCTTTGCCACGCGGTTCCGGCCGGTGCCGGTGCTGATCGGCATCACCGTCGCCACGGCGGTGGTGCACCTGGCGTCGGTCGCCATCGGCTCGGGTCTCGGCGCCGTGCTGCCCACCGAATGGATCACCCTGGTGGCGGGCCTGGCGTTCCTCGCCTTCGGCGCGTGGACCCTGCGCGGGGACAGCCTGACCGACGAGGAGAAGCGCAAGGCCGAGAAGACCAGCAAGTCCGCGATCATCGCGGTCTCGGTGGCGTTCTTCCTGGCCGAACTGGGCGACAAGACGATGCTCGCCACCATCACGCTGGCCACCAAGTACGGCTGGTTCGGCACCTGGCTCGGCTCGACGATCGGCATGGTGGCCGCGGACGCGCTGGCCATCCTGGTCGGCCGGATGCTCGGTCGCCGCCTGCCGGAGAAGGCCATCAAGTACGGCGCCGCGGTGCTCTTCGCCATCTGCGGCCTCTGGCTGATCCTGGAGGCGGTGAGCCAGCTGACCTGA
- the egtD gene encoding L-histidine N(alpha)-methyltransferase, protein MTAEPLEIYLEEQDLERGLRQDVRAGLSAEQKWLPPKWFYDARGSELFEEITRLPEYYPTRAERAVLAERAPDIAALTGAKTLIELGSGSSEKTRLLLDAFTRRGGLGTFVPLDVSVSALRRSTAEIAADYPGLRVRGIVGDFTRQLDRLPTGGRRLVVFLGGTIGNLLPVERAEFLAAMRAALEVGDWLLLGTDLVKDPSVTVPAYDDAAGVTAQFNRNVLRVINRELGADFDPEAFEHVARWDPDREWVEMRLRATRPMRVRVLDLTVEFAAGEELRTEVSAKFRPAGVAAELAAAGFVAAEFWTDPEGLFGVTLARAR, encoded by the coding sequence ATGACGGCGGAACCGCTGGAGATCTACCTCGAGGAGCAGGACCTGGAGCGTGGGCTGCGCCAGGACGTCCGGGCCGGGCTGAGCGCCGAGCAGAAGTGGCTACCGCCGAAGTGGTTCTACGACGCCCGGGGCAGCGAGCTGTTCGAGGAGATCACCCGCCTGCCCGAGTACTACCCGACCCGGGCCGAGCGGGCCGTGCTGGCCGAGCGGGCCCCCGACATCGCGGCGTTGACCGGGGCCAAGACCCTGATCGAGCTGGGCTCCGGCTCGTCGGAGAAGACCCGGCTGCTGCTGGACGCCTTCACCCGTCGGGGCGGGCTGGGCACCTTCGTCCCCCTCGACGTGTCGGTCAGCGCGCTGCGCAGGTCCACCGCCGAGATCGCCGCCGACTATCCGGGTTTGCGGGTCCGCGGCATCGTCGGGGACTTCACCCGGCAGTTGGACCGGCTGCCCACCGGCGGCCGGCGGTTGGTGGTGTTCCTCGGCGGCACCATCGGCAACCTCCTGCCGGTCGAGCGGGCCGAGTTCCTGGCCGCGATGCGCGCCGCGCTGGAGGTTGGCGACTGGCTGCTGCTCGGCACCGACCTGGTGAAGGATCCCTCGGTGACCGTGCCCGCGTACGACGACGCGGCCGGGGTGACGGCCCAGTTCAACCGGAACGTGCTGCGCGTGATCAACCGGGAACTGGGCGCCGACTTCGATCCGGAGGCGTTCGAGCACGTCGCCCGCTGGGATCCGGACCGTGAGTGGGTCGAGATGCGGCTGCGGGCGACCCGGCCGATGCGGGTCCGGGTGCTGGACCTGACCGTGGAGTTCGCCGCGGGGGAGGAGCTGCGCACGGAGGTCTCGGCGAAGTTCCGCCCGGCGGGGGTCGCCGCCGAGCTGGCGGCGGCCGGCTTTGTCGCGGCGGAGTTCTGGACCGATCCGGAGGGGCTGTTCGGGGTCACCCTGGCCCGGGCGCGGTGA
- the egtC gene encoding ergothioneine biosynthesis protein EgtC, with amino-acid sequence MCRHLAYLGPPVTLAELLFDPQYSLVRQSWAPRDMRGGGTINADGFGIGWYPGDGDPVRYRRAQPIWSDPTIAQLAAVTRAGAVLAAVRSATVGMAVLDNAAAPFAEGRWLFSHNGVVRGWPDVVVPLAAGLPVRDLLTLDAATDSALLWALVRQRLRAGTDPAEAVGQTVADVAAAAPGSRLNLLLTDGRRAVASVAGHALSVRAAAGSVLLASEPHDDDPGWRPVPEGHLVTATASEVRVSPLPTR; translated from the coding sequence ATGTGTCGCCACCTGGCCTATCTGGGGCCGCCGGTCACCCTGGCCGAGTTGCTGTTCGATCCTCAGTACTCGCTGGTGCGGCAGTCCTGGGCGCCGCGCGACATGCGCGGTGGCGGCACGATCAACGCCGACGGGTTCGGCATCGGCTGGTACCCGGGTGACGGCGACCCGGTGCGCTATCGGCGGGCCCAGCCGATCTGGAGCGACCCGACCATCGCCCAGCTCGCGGCGGTGACCCGCGCCGGTGCGGTGCTCGCCGCGGTCCGCTCGGCCACCGTCGGGATGGCGGTGCTCGACAACGCCGCCGCGCCGTTCGCCGAGGGGCGGTGGCTGTTCAGCCACAACGGGGTGGTGCGCGGCTGGCCGGACGTCGTGGTGCCGCTCGCCGCCGGCCTGCCGGTGCGCGACTTGCTCACGCTGGATGCGGCCACCGACTCGGCGCTGCTTTGGGCGCTGGTCCGGCAGCGGCTGCGCGCCGGCACCGATCCAGCGGAGGCGGTGGGGCAGACGGTGGCCGACGTGGCTGCGGCGGCGCCGGGGTCACGGCTCAACCTGCTGCTCACCGACGGGCGCCGGGCGGTGGCCAGCGTGGCCGGGCACGCGCTGTCGGTACGCGCGGCGGCCGGCTCGGTGCTGCTCGCCTCCGAGCCGCACGACGACGATCCCGGATGGCGGCCGGTGCCGGAGGGGCACCTGGTGACCGCCACCGCGAGCGAGGTGCGGGTGAGCCCACTGCCGACCAGGTGA
- the egtB gene encoding ergothioneine biosynthesis protein EgtB: MTGPADGEQLRVRIAAELARARSRTTLLTEVVDDADLMRQHSPLMSPLVWDLAHVGNQEELWLVRDVGGREPVRRDIDELYDAFKQLRRDRPALPLLPPAEARAYLGTVRDKVHDLLDAVTFTERPLVADGFAFGMIVQHEQQHDETMLATHQLRSGPAVLHAPPPPEPPAAVAGEVLVPAGPFTMGTDTDPWALDNERPAHRVDLPAYVIDAAPVTNGQYQAFIADGGYTDPRWWSPAGWAHRLQEELSAPLHWRPDGDGWSYQRFGRWDRVRADEPVVHVCWYEAQAYAAWAGRRLPTEAEWEKAARWDPVTGRSRRYPWGDDDPTDAHANLGQRHLRPAPVGAYPAGASPLGVHQLIGDVWEWTSTTFRGHPGFTAFPYREYSEVFFGDDHRVLRGGSFGTDRSACRGTFRNWDYPIRRQIFSGFRCARDARPDESHR, translated from the coding sequence ATGACAGGACCCGCCGACGGGGAGCAGTTGCGAGTGCGGATCGCGGCGGAGCTGGCGCGGGCCCGGTCCCGCACCACCCTGCTGACCGAGGTGGTCGACGACGCCGACCTGATGCGCCAGCACTCGCCGCTGATGTCGCCGCTGGTGTGGGACCTGGCGCACGTCGGCAACCAGGAGGAGCTCTGGCTGGTCCGCGACGTCGGGGGCCGCGAGCCGGTCCGGCGCGACATCGACGAGCTGTACGACGCGTTCAAGCAACTTCGCCGGGACCGCCCCGCGCTGCCCCTGCTGCCACCCGCCGAGGCGCGCGCCTACCTGGGCACGGTCCGGGACAAGGTGCACGACCTGCTCGACGCGGTGACCTTCACCGAGCGGCCGCTGGTCGCCGACGGGTTCGCTTTCGGCATGATCGTCCAGCACGAGCAGCAGCACGACGAGACGATGCTCGCCACCCACCAGTTGCGCTCGGGGCCGGCGGTGCTGCACGCCCCGCCCCCGCCGGAGCCACCCGCCGCGGTCGCCGGGGAGGTGCTGGTGCCGGCCGGCCCGTTCACCATGGGCACCGACACCGACCCGTGGGCCCTGGACAACGAGCGCCCCGCGCACCGCGTGGACCTGCCCGCGTACGTCATCGACGCCGCTCCGGTCACCAACGGTCAGTACCAGGCCTTCATCGCCGACGGTGGCTACACCGACCCGCGCTGGTGGAGCCCGGCGGGCTGGGCGCACCGACTCCAGGAGGAGCTCAGCGCGCCGCTGCACTGGCGCCCCGACGGCGACGGCTGGTCGTACCAGCGGTTCGGCCGGTGGGACCGGGTCCGCGCGGACGAGCCGGTGGTGCACGTGTGCTGGTACGAGGCCCAGGCGTACGCGGCGTGGGCCGGCAGGCGGCTGCCGACCGAGGCGGAGTGGGAGAAGGCGGCCCGGTGGGACCCGGTGACCGGGCGGTCCCGCCGCTACCCGTGGGGCGACGACGACCCGACCGACGCCCACGCGAACCTCGGCCAACGCCACCTGCGGCCGGCCCCGGTGGGGGCGTACCCGGCCGGCGCCTCACCACTGGGCGTGCACCAGCTCATCGGTGACGTCTGGGAGTGGACCTCGACCACCTTCCGCGGGCATCCCGGCTTCACCGCCTTTCCGTACCGGGAATACTCGGAGGTCTTCTTCGGCGACGACCACCGGGTGCTGCGGGGCGGCTCGTTCGGCACCGACCGGTCGGCCTGCCGGGGCACCTTCCGCAACTGGGACTATCCGATCCGGCGGCAGATCTTCAGCGGCTTCCGCTGCGCCCGCGACGCGCGTCCGGACGAGTCGCACCGGTGA
- the egtA gene encoding ergothioneine biosynthesis glutamate--cysteine ligase EgtA has protein sequence MVTSPELDRRAILRESGAAGRHLARICFKTGPPTRTGVELEWTVHDAADPARAVDPARLRAALGRHSPVTLDATSPAEPLRHGGTVTVEPGGQLEISTPPRSSIAALIQATEADIAQVTDLLAAAGLILGRSGIDPHRRPRPVLETPRYRAMRGAFDRRGPAGRTMMYSTAGLQVCLDAGEPDQVAARWSAAHAVGPPLLAAFASASRHAGRRTGWASARMAAWLAIDPARTRPVWAPGRADEDPIATWIRYVLAAPLLCLRRHGPDWTPPPGVTFADWLDGALPRPPTTDDLDYHVSTLFPPVRPRGYLELRYLDAQPGRDWRLPTAVLTALFADPGTVRSAYAIGAPVAHRWSAAARHGLADRALATAAAALFDLALTTLPRLDLPAGTHDEIQRDVRRRLAAAERGDR, from the coding sequence TTGGTGACGTCGCCCGAGCTGGACCGCCGCGCGATCCTCCGCGAGTCCGGTGCCGCAGGCCGGCACCTCGCCCGGATCTGCTTCAAGACCGGCCCGCCCACCCGCACCGGCGTCGAACTGGAATGGACCGTGCACGACGCCGCCGATCCCGCCCGAGCCGTCGATCCGGCGCGGCTCCGGGCGGCGCTGGGGCGGCACAGCCCCGTCACGCTGGACGCGACCAGCCCGGCCGAGCCGCTGCGACACGGCGGCACGGTGACCGTGGAGCCGGGCGGCCAGCTTGAGATCTCCACCCCGCCGCGCTCCTCGATCGCCGCGTTGATCCAGGCCACTGAGGCCGACATCGCCCAGGTCACCGACCTGCTGGCCGCCGCCGGGTTGATCCTCGGCCGCAGCGGCATCGACCCGCACCGCCGGCCTCGCCCGGTGCTGGAAACTCCCCGTTACCGCGCCATGCGCGGCGCCTTCGACCGGCGCGGTCCGGCCGGCCGGACGATGATGTACAGCACCGCCGGCCTGCAGGTCTGCCTCGACGCCGGCGAGCCGGACCAGGTCGCCGCGCGGTGGTCCGCGGCCCACGCGGTCGGCCCGCCGCTGCTCGCGGCGTTCGCCTCCGCCAGCCGGCACGCCGGGCGGCGCACCGGTTGGGCCTCCGCCCGGATGGCCGCCTGGCTGGCCATCGATCCGGCCCGCACCCGCCCGGTCTGGGCACCGGGCCGCGCCGACGAGGACCCGATTGCCACCTGGATCCGGTACGTGCTCGCCGCCCCGTTGCTCTGCCTGCGCCGGCACGGCCCGGACTGGACCCCGCCACCCGGCGTGACCTTCGCCGACTGGCTCGACGGCGCGCTGCCCCGCCCACCCACCACCGACGACCTCGACTACCACGTCAGCACCCTCTTTCCGCCGGTGCGTCCACGCGGCTACCTGGAGCTGCGTTACCTGGACGCGCAGCCCGGCCGGGACTGGCGGCTCCCGACGGCGGTGCTCACCGCCCTGTTCGCCGACCCGGGCACCGTGCGCTCGGCGTACGCGATCGGCGCGCCGGTGGCGCACCGCTGGTCGGCCGCCGCCCGGCACGGCTTGGCCGACCGGGCCCTGGCCACCGCCGCGGCGGCGCTCTTCGACCTGGCCCTGACCACGCTGCCCCGGCTCGATTTGCCGGCCGGCACCCACGACGAGATCCAGCGCGACGTACGGCGGCGGCTGGCCGCCGCGGAAAGGGGAGACCGGTGA
- a CDS encoding RNA polymerase sigma factor produces MTGELSEAVTAAQDGDEDAFRFLYRSLQPGLLRYLTALVGADAEDVASETWLQISRDLPSFTGGEFRAWTVTIARNRAMDHLRRLRRRPSLPVPVQALADLASDADTAERAGETIGTEAALALIATLPPREAEAVLLRAVIGLDAESAGRVLGRRAGAVRTAAHRGLRRLAALMERQEPVTPPADAGDVAPSLGADGVTPSAGTEDVPPRPRTGRSPRTSHAEPADG; encoded by the coding sequence ATGACCGGCGAGCTGTCGGAGGCGGTCACCGCAGCACAGGACGGGGACGAGGACGCCTTCCGCTTTCTCTACCGCAGCCTCCAACCCGGCCTGCTGCGCTATCTGACCGCCCTGGTGGGCGCCGACGCCGAGGACGTCGCGTCGGAGACCTGGCTGCAGATATCCCGCGACCTGCCCAGCTTCACCGGCGGCGAGTTCCGCGCCTGGACCGTCACCATCGCCCGCAACCGGGCGATGGACCACCTGCGCCGGCTGCGCCGCCGACCGTCGCTGCCGGTTCCGGTGCAGGCGCTCGCCGACCTGGCCAGTGACGCGGACACCGCCGAGCGGGCGGGCGAGACGATCGGTACCGAGGCGGCCCTGGCCCTGATCGCCACCCTGCCGCCCCGCGAGGCTGAGGCGGTCCTGTTGCGGGCCGTCATCGGCCTGGACGCGGAGTCCGCCGGCCGTGTGCTGGGCCGCCGGGCCGGCGCCGTCCGGACCGCCGCCCACCGAGGCCTGCGGCGGCTCGCCGCTCTGATGGAACGGCAGGAACCGGTCACGCCGCCGGCCGACGCCGGGGATGTCGCGCCGTCTCTGGGCGCCGACGGCGTCACGCCGTCGGCGGGCACCGAGGACGTGCCGCCCCGTCCGCGCACCGGCCGGTCCCCGCGGACGTCGCACGCTGAACCGGCGGACGGCTGA
- a CDS encoding serine/threonine-protein kinase: MLSSEVVLSGRYRLDERVATGGMGDVWRASDLVLGRQVAVKVLLPALVSDPDFIARFRAEARIMAALRHPGIVQVYDSGEDDLPDGSRADYLVMEFVDGEPLSKRIEAAGRLDVAETMSIVAQAAQALNAAHRGGIVHRDVKPSNLLVQEDGSVVLVDFGVARSTNVTSITSTNAVPGTALYMAPEQAAGRPVSGATDIYALGAVAYCCLTGGPPFTGDNPLQVAVRHLDDEPPELPHDIPEAVRALVSQALAKDPLDRFSSGAAMAEAARSAVTGGEPPTAMVTATPLRNAGPGTRTDVPLGAAVAGRRRRRGPLVGAGAVVLVALVGLGAALGAARHAGEDPAITVPTTAPAVAPTKQVDLPAANPQKTVTPVRPNRPNVPANSPSASVSATPSAQPSESASPPSPTPSATTASPTVPATTPASEPPSPSAEPSTSTSPPPANPEDPTV; the protein is encoded by the coding sequence GTGTTGTCATCGGAGGTCGTGCTCAGCGGTCGGTACCGCCTGGACGAACGTGTCGCCACCGGCGGCATGGGCGACGTCTGGCGTGCCTCTGACCTGGTCCTCGGCCGTCAGGTCGCGGTCAAGGTCCTGCTGCCGGCGCTGGTCTCCGACCCTGATTTCATCGCCCGGTTCCGGGCCGAGGCGCGGATCATGGCGGCGCTGCGGCACCCGGGCATCGTGCAGGTCTACGACAGCGGCGAGGACGACCTGCCCGACGGCAGTCGGGCCGACTACCTGGTCATGGAGTTCGTCGACGGCGAGCCGCTGTCCAAGCGGATCGAGGCGGCCGGCCGGCTCGACGTGGCCGAGACGATGTCGATCGTGGCCCAGGCGGCCCAGGCGCTGAACGCGGCGCACCGCGGCGGCATCGTGCACCGCGACGTCAAGCCCAGCAACCTGCTGGTGCAGGAGGACGGCTCGGTCGTCCTGGTGGACTTCGGCGTGGCCCGTTCCACCAACGTCACCAGCATCACCAGCACCAACGCGGTGCCGGGCACGGCTCTTTACATGGCGCCCGAGCAGGCTGCCGGCCGGCCGGTCAGCGGCGCCACCGACATCTACGCCCTGGGCGCGGTGGCGTACTGCTGCCTCACCGGCGGTCCACCGTTCACCGGCGACAACCCGCTCCAGGTCGCCGTCCGGCACCTGGACGACGAGCCGCCGGAGCTGCCGCACGACATCCCGGAGGCCGTCCGCGCGCTGGTGTCCCAGGCACTGGCCAAGGATCCGCTCGATCGGTTCAGCAGCGGCGCGGCGATGGCCGAGGCGGCCCGGTCCGCGGTGACCGGCGGCGAGCCACCTACGGCGATGGTGACGGCGACCCCGCTGCGCAACGCCGGACCGGGCACGCGCACGGACGTGCCGCTCGGCGCGGCGGTGGCCGGCCGTCGGCGCCGGCGGGGCCCGCTGGTCGGTGCCGGGGCGGTCGTGCTGGTCGCGCTGGTCGGTCTGGGCGCAGCCCTGGGCGCGGCGCGTCACGCTGGCGAAGACCCGGCGATCACCGTGCCGACGACCGCGCCGGCGGTGGCGCCGACGAAGCAGGTCGACCTGCCTGCGGCGAACCCGCAGAAAACCGTGACTCCGGTCCGGCCGAACCGGCCGAACGTCCCCGCCAACAGCCCGTCGGCCTCCGTGAGCGCGACGCCGAGCGCCCAGCCCAGCGAGTCGGCCAGCCCACCGTCGCCGACCCCGAGCGCCACCACCGCGTCACCCACCGTTCCGGCGACCACCCCGGCCAGCGAGCCACCGTCACCTTCGGCCGAGCCGTCCACCAGCACGAGCCCGCCGCCGGCCAACCCGGAGGATCCGACCGTCTGA
- a CDS encoding nucleotide sugar dehydrogenase — protein MSAEKLVVIGQGYVGLPLAMRAVEAGLDVVGLDVDADRVKRLASGESFVEDIPTDRLGRALGSGRYHPSTEYADAEGFDICVITVPTPLRDGTPDLSFVEQAGIDIGPYVRPGSTVILESTTYPGTTEELLRPLLESASGLHSPGNFHLGYSPERIDPGNPTWRLENTPKVVSGVDSASLARVDGFYRRLVQRTVPVDSTRVAELTKLIENTFRQVNIALINELTMLSHHLDIDVWQAIDAAETKPFGFLPFRPGPGVGGHCLPIDPCDLSWQVKRRLGRQFRFIELANDVNHEMPEHVAQRIMAGLNRTGKAVSGARLLLLGLAYKKNTGDMRDSPAVDVARRLQALGAEVHAVEPYAEAHHIPAGVTVVGLTEREVQAADGVVVVTDHDTFDYDLVVRHARYVFDTRNRCAGPMVERL, from the coding sequence GTGAGCGCCGAGAAGCTGGTCGTGATCGGCCAGGGGTACGTGGGACTGCCGTTGGCCATGCGAGCCGTCGAGGCGGGGCTGGACGTGGTCGGCCTCGACGTCGACGCCGACCGGGTCAAGCGGCTCGCCTCCGGCGAGTCGTTCGTCGAGGACATCCCCACCGACCGGCTGGGCCGTGCGCTGGGCAGCGGCCGATACCACCCGAGCACCGAGTACGCCGACGCCGAGGGCTTCGACATCTGCGTCATCACCGTGCCCACCCCGCTGCGCGACGGCACCCCCGACCTGAGCTTCGTCGAGCAGGCCGGCATCGACATCGGCCCGTATGTGCGGCCGGGCAGCACGGTGATCCTGGAGTCGACCACCTATCCGGGCACGACCGAGGAGCTGCTGCGCCCCCTGCTGGAGTCGGCCAGCGGGCTGCACAGCCCCGGTAACTTCCACCTCGGCTACAGCCCGGAGCGGATCGACCCGGGCAACCCGACCTGGCGGCTGGAGAACACCCCGAAGGTTGTCTCCGGAGTGGATTCGGCGTCGCTGGCCCGGGTGGACGGGTTCTACCGGCGCCTCGTGCAGCGCACCGTACCGGTGGACTCCACCCGGGTCGCCGAGCTGACCAAGCTGATCGAGAACACCTTCCGGCAGGTCAACATCGCGCTGATCAACGAGCTGACGATGCTCTCGCACCACCTGGACATCGACGTCTGGCAGGCGATCGACGCGGCGGAGACCAAGCCGTTCGGCTTCCTGCCGTTCCGTCCCGGCCCCGGCGTCGGCGGGCACTGCCTGCCGATCGACCCGTGCGATCTGTCCTGGCAGGTCAAGCGCCGCCTCGGCCGACAGTTCCGGTTCATCGAGCTGGCCAACGACGTCAACCACGAGATGCCCGAGCACGTCGCGCAGCGGATCATGGCTGGGCTGAACCGGACCGGCAAGGCGGTCAGCGGCGCCCGGCTGCTGCTGCTCGGGCTGGCGTACAAGAAGAACACCGGCGACATGCGGGACTCCCCAGCGGTGGACGTGGCCCGGCGGTTGCAGGCCCTCGGCGCCGAGGTCCACGCGGTCGAGCCGTACGCCGAGGCACACCACATTCCCGCCGGGGTGACCGTGGTGGGGCTGACCGAGCGCGAGGTGCAGGCGGCGGACGGGGTGGTGGTGGTCACCGACCACGACACCTTCGACTACGACCTGGTGGTCCGGCACGCCCGCTACGTCTTCGACACCCGCAACCGGTGCGCCGGCCCGATGGTCGAGCGCCTGTAG